From one Humulus lupulus chromosome 8, drHumLupu1.1, whole genome shotgun sequence genomic stretch:
- the LOC133796946 gene encoding nuclear/nucleolar GTPase 2 yields MTKKTERKVSISGKPKHSLDANRTDKKNGSRTAATVRRLHMYNTRPKRDRKGKILRNEFQSDELPCTRIQPDRRWFGNTRVVNQKELEFFREELQSRMSNNYNVILKERKLPLSLLNDHQKQARVHLLDREPFQDAFGPKTKRKRPRLLAADYDSLLKKADGSQDAFEEKHADDVNVEGGEGDGFRDLVRHNMFEKGQSKRIWGELYKVIDSSDVVVQVLDARDPQGTRCHHLERHLKEHCKHKNMILLLNKCDLIPAWATKGWLRVLSKEYPTLAFHASVNKSFGKGSLLSVLRQFARLKSDKQAISVGFVGYPNVGKSSVINTLRTKTVCKVAPIPGETKVWQYITLTKRIFLIDCPGVVYQNNHDTETDIVLKGVVRVTNLEDASEHIGEVLTRVKKEHLKRAYKIKDWEDDNDFLVQLCKLSGKLLRGGEPDLKTAAKMVLHDWQRGKIPFFVPPPKQEEDESSIEPNVKGIGTDATEDSNKASAAFKAIASVITSQQQMTVPVQRDLFSETELRGEAAEQLPTIKRETAQQLPAAKSVLDNQLPVTES; encoded by the exons ATGACGAAGAAGACAGAAAGGAAAGTCAGCATTTCCGGGAAACCGAAGCACTCTCTGGACGCGAATCGAACTGATAAGAAAAATGGTTCTCGTACTGCCGCCACGGTTCGCCGACTTCATATGTACAACACGAGGCCCAAGCGTGATCGCAAAGGAAAGATTCTAAGGAATGAATTTCAGTCTGACGAGTTGCCCTGTACCCGAATCCAACCCGACCGCCGCTGGTTCG GAAATACTCGTGTTGTAAATCAAAAGGAGCTCGAGTTTTTCCGTGAAGAACTTCAAAGCCGAATGTCGAATAACTATAATGTTATTTTGAAGGAGAGAAAACTGCCTTTGTCTCTCTTGAATGATCACCAGAAG CAAGCGAGAGTTCATCTACTCGACAGAGAGCCCTTTCAGGATGCTTTTGGACCAAAGACTAAGAGGAAGCGCCCAAGACTCTTAGCTGCTGATTATGATTCTTTACTAAAAAAAGCTGATGGTTCTCAGG ATGCATTTGAGGAGAAGCATGCTGATGATGTCAATGTTGAAGGAGGTGAAGGGGATGGATTCAGAGACCTGGTTCGACATAATATGTTTGAGAAGGGTCAAAGTAAACGTATTTGGGGTGAACTTTACAAAGTAATAGATTCTTCAGATGTTGTTGTTCAG GTTTTGGATGCAAGGGACCCACAAGGTACAAGGTGTCACCACTTAGAAAGGCATTTGAAAGAGCATTGCAAACACAAAAACATGATTCTTTTGTTAAACAAG TGTGATTTGATTCCTGCATGGGCAACAAAAGGATGGCTGAGGGTACTATCCAAGGAATATCCAACTCTTGCTTTCCATGCTAGCGTTAACAAGTCATTTGGCAAG gGTTCTCTTCTATCAGTTTTGAGACAGTTTGCTCGCTTGAAGAGTGACAAGCAAGCAATTTCTGTCGGATTTGTGGGATATCCCAATGTTGGGAAGTCATCAGTTATTAACACATTGCGAACGAAAACT GTTTGCAAGGTTGCTCCTATCCCTGGGGAAACTAAAGTATGGCAATATATCACACTTACAAAGAGGATTTTCTTAATCGACTGTCCTGGAGTTGTTTATCAAAACAACCATGACACTGAAACAGATATTGTGTTGAAGGGAGTG GTCCGTGTCACAAACTTGGAAGATGCTTCAGAACACATAGGAGAAGTTTTGACTCGAGTTAAGAAAGAGCACCTGAAAAGAGCATACAAGATAAAAGACTG GGAAGATGACAACGATTTTCTAGTTCAATTATGCAAACTGTCGGGCAAGCTCTTGAGG GGTGGTGAACCTGATTTGAAGACAGCGGCAAAGATGGTACTTCATGACTGGCAGAGgggaaaaataccattttttgtgCCACCACCAAAGCAAGAAGAAGACGAGTCATCAATTGAACCCAATGTTAAAGGCATAGGCACAGATGCAACAGAGGATAGCAACAAGGCATCTGCAGCGTTTAAAGCAATTGCGAGTGTTATTACGTCCCAGCAGCAAATGACTGTCCCTGTTCAAAGGGATCTTTTTAGTGAGACCGAATTGAGGGGTGAAGCAGCTGAGCAGCTTCCAACTATCAAGAGGGAGACCGCCCAGCAACTTCCAGCTGCTAAGAGTGTGTTAGATAACCAACTTCCAGTAACTGAGTCTTAG
- the LOC133795307 gene encoding uncharacterized protein LOC133795307 yields MSILSLNCRGLGNPRVIQFLKELVSQKKPSCIFLCETPCSRERVEYVRCLLGFEGGFAVDAHGRSGGIALLWHKVDEVSLLSYSSNHIDVMIRSVGPYEYRLTGIYGEPNRSLRNRTWELIRTLQMQRDSPWCLIGDFNNIISHEDKRGGLPYPNWLVQGFQDVIQECGLHDINLIGYQFTWEASRGTDRWIEVRLDRGLANQKWLDFFPLAKLFNLEVSSSDHCPLLLDPCYRQRVFLHRGFKFENAWIRELLCQQIIENSWNSCRGRSF; encoded by the coding sequence ATGAGTATCTTAAGCTTGAACTGCCGTGGGCTTGGGAACCCACGGGTGATTCAGTTCCTTAAAGAGTTGGTCTCTCAAAAGAAGCCCAGTTGTATTTTCTTGTGTGAAACACCATGTTCTCGAGAGAGGGTGGAGTATGTTCGTTGTCTTCTTGGTTTTGAAGGTGGTTTTGCCGTGGATGCCCATGGAAGAAGTGGTGGTATAGCTTTACTTTGGCATAAGGTTGATGAGGTTAGTTTGCTTAGTTATTCCTCTAATCATATTGATGTTATGATTAGAAGTGTTGGTCCCTATGAGTACCGTTTGACTGGTATATATGGGGAGCCGAATAGATCCTTACGCAACAGAACATGGGAGCTAATTCGGACCCTGCAAATGCAAAGGGACTCACCTTGGTGTTTGATTGGGGATTTTAATAACATTATTAGTCATGAGGATAAAAGAGGTGGTTTACCTTATCCTAACTGGTTGGTTCAAGGTTTCCAAGATGTGATTCAAGAGTGTGGTCTCCATGATATTAACTTAATAGGATACCAGTTCACTTGGGAGGCTAGTCGTGGTACTGATAGGTGGATTGAAGTGCGCCTGGATAGAGGTTTGGCTAACCAGAAATGGCTGGACTTTTTTCCCTTAGCAAAGCTTTTTAACTTGGAGGTGTCTTCATCAGACCATTGCCCTTTGCTTTTAGACCCCTGTTATAGGCAACGGGTGTTCCTTCATAGAGGCTTCAAGTTTGAAAACGCCTGGATCCGTGAGCTTTTGTGTCAACAGATTATTGAGAATAGTTGGAATTCTTGTAGGGGTCGTTCCTTCTAG